The sequence TTGGAAATGGAGCTTAGCCGTTCCAAATTTGAAGAACTTAGCGAGGATTTGATTCAAGCTATTGTCGAACCAATGGTTCAGTCCCTTAAAGATGCTGACTTGAAGCCAGAAATGATGGACAAAATTATTCTGGTGGGTGGCTCTACTCGTATTCCTGCAGTGCAGAATGCTTTAATGAAGTTTTTTGGTGGGAAAGCCCCAGATCGTTCCGTTAACCCAGATGAAGCTGTGGCTCTAGGTGCTGCAATCCAAGCTGGAGTATTGGGCGGAGAAGTTGATGATTTGCTACTTTTAGATGTCACTCCTTTGTCTTTGGGATTGGAAACTTTGGGAGAAGTATTTACCAAAATAATGGAGCGTAATACTACAATTCCTACTAGCAAATCCCAAATATTTTCTACAGCGGTAGATGGGCAAAATTCAGTGGAGATTCACGTTCTTCAGGGTGAAAGAGCGATGGCACGTGACAATAAAAGTTTAGGTAAATTTCTTTTGAATGGAATTCCTCTCGCCCCTCGTGGAGTACCGCAAATTGAAGTATCTTTTGAAATTGATGTTAACGGTATTCTAAAAGTTGGCGCTCAGGATAAAGGCACTGGTAGAGAGCAAACTATTCGGATTACTAATACAGGTGGTTTGAGTCAGAACGAAGTAGAGAGAATGCGTCAAGAGGCTGAAACCTATGCTGAAGAAGATAGAAGGCGATTAGAGTTAATCGAATTGACAAACCAAGCTAATACTCTGTTACACAGTTACGAAACCTCTTTAACGGATAATGCGGATTTAATTGACGAGCAGCTTAAAGCTTCTATTGATGAAAAATTAGCAATATTGCAAGCTGCAATGGCCAATGAAAAAATATCTGTAGCAGAATTCAAACAAAGCTTGGATGAGTTTCAACAAACTGTATTCGCTATTGGTGCAGAAGTATATAGTCGCGTTAACACTGGAAATTACGAAGAAGTGGTTGAAACTTCTGAGAATCCCGATAGTTCCGATAGTACCGATAGCCCTGCGATTCCAGAAGATAGCGAGGCTTCAAAAGAAGCTTTTGCTCCGCAATTCAGCTTTGATTTTGAAGAAGATCACACAGTACAAGCTGATTACGAAGCTATAGACTAATAACCTTGTTCTAGTCAGTAAGTGGACGTAATTGAATATAAAATAAGACCTCACCGCAACGCAGTAGCTTCTCAATCCCTCTCCTTAATAAGGTGAGGTTTTATATTTAATTTGACCTAGTTACTTAATTAGCAATTTTGCTTAAATGTAGTGCAGCTATAAATTTTATTTAGAAACCTCTTCTACTAAACCAGAAGAGGTTTCTAAATTGTGTACTTGCTTCCCTAAGTATTTTTCTAATGCCGTAAAATATCAGATGGTGGGTTTTCCGCACTAATTAGTGCGGCTAGCCCTTCTGGTTAGAGTCTGCTTATTGCACATCTACGTAGCACAATTATAAGAGAGTAGGGAGCAGGCTAAATAATAAATGTCGTCCTTCCTCAGGTTACACCTGCACTTTAATGTAAAAGTGATGATTTTTATCAAGCGTAAAGGGTAAAATCAATAATTAATAATAAAACTTAACTTTTTGCCTTCTGCCCGACGGGTTCCCATTAAAAATTTTTTCTAAGAAAAAATTTTTAATGGGTTCCCCGACCTGTAACTGCATATTTGTTTCCAACATTTTAACTTTTACCTTTGCTTTATGGCTCGCGACTATTATGAAATTCTGGGTGTCTCTCGTGACACCGACAAAGAAGAAATGAAAAGTGCTTACCGCCGCCTAGCCCGGAAGTATCACCCAGACGTGAACAAAGAGCCGGGAGCCGAGGAGCGGTTTAAGGAAATCAACCGCGCTTATGAAGTGCTTTCGGAACCGGAAACCCGCGCTCGTTACGACCGTTTTGGAGAACAAGGAGTATCGGGTGCTGGTGCTGCTGGCTTCCAAGACTTCGGGGATATGGGTGGTTTTGCCGATATATTCGAGAGTATTTTTAGTGGCTTTGCTGGAGGTGCAGGTCAGTCTCAAAGAAGACGTAGCGGACCTGTTCGAGGTGATGACCTCCGCTTGGACTTAAAGCTCGATTTTCGAGAAGCGGTATTTGGCGGCGAAAAAGAAATTCGCATCTCTCATCTGGAAACTTGTGACGTTTGTAGCGGTTCTGGCGCTAAACCTGGTACCCGCCCTCGGGCTTGTTCCACCTGTAGCGGTTCGGGTCAAGTTCGCCGCGTAACTCGTACTCCTTTCGGTAGTTTTACACAAGTATCAACTTGTCCTACCTGTAACGGACAGGGAATGGTCGTGGAAGACAAATGTGATGCCTGTGAGGGTAAAGGCGCAAATCAAGTTACCAAGAAACTTAAAATTACTATTCCAGCCGGTGTTGACAACGGTACCCGTTTGCGTATATCCAATGAAGGTGATGCTGGAATCCGAGGTGGTGCCCCTGGAGATTTATACGTTTACTTATTTGTAAATGAAGATGAAGAATTTCAGCGCGATGGTATCAATGTACTGTCAGAAATCAAAGTTAGCTATCTTCAAGCAATTTTAGGATGTCGCTTAGAAGTAAATACTGTAGACGGCCCGGTAGAAATGATTATTCCCCCCGGAACTCAACCTAATACGGTCATGAAGTTGGAAAATCGCGGCGTCCCACGTTTAGGAAATCCCGTAAGCAGAGGCGACCATATGATCACAGTATTAATTGATATTCCCACCAAGGTGACACCTGACGAAAGAGAATTACTTGAAAAACTAGCTAAAATTAAAGGAGAGCGAACCGGCAAAGGCGGCTTAGAAGGATTTTTGGGAAAACTATTTAATTAAAATAATGAGTGTATCTTCACTTTTATCTCCCGATGCTCAACTTGACTTACGGGGAACTCCTTGTCCAATTAATTTTGTGCGGACTAAGCTTCGTTTGCAGCAAATGCAAGCAGGGGAATTACTCGAAGTCTGGTTAGATCCAGGAGAACCAATCGAGCAGGTTCCCGATAGCTTGACAATGGCTGGTTATAAAATTGAACAAATTACTGACTGTTCTGGCTATTTCTCCTTATTAGTACGCTGTAGTATTAGTGACTCATGAGTGGCGAAGCATCATTAATTAGTCCTGGAGATTTAACAGGTACAGTTCTAGCAGTGCAAGCCAACTATTATAGAGTTCAGCTTGATTTAAAAGCAGGTGAAGTCCAAGAGGCAAGAAAAGAAAGAAGTTCGTCATCTGATACTGATAACATAATATTTGATTCCTCAACTTCCCCTGACTCCTCTGCTTCTTCTGCTTCAATTACCCCATTACCATCGATTCTTTTATGTACTCGCAGAAGCCGCTTAAAAAAAATCGGTCAACAGGTAATAGTTGGCGATCGCGTTGTCATAGAAGAACCAGATTGGGCCGGTGGTAGGGGTGCTATCGGCGATGTTTTTCCCCGCCACTCGGAACTCGATCGTCCGGCGATCGCAAATGTAAACCAAATTTTATTGGTATTTGCAGTCACAGATCCTCCCTTAGAGCCTTATCAACTCAGCCGTTTTTTAGTGAAGGGTGAGTCAACAGGTTTAGATGTAGTTTTATGTTTGAATAAAAGCGATTTAATCGCTTCCCAAGAGCAAGCAGAAATTAAAGAGCGTCTAAATGCTTGGGGCTATCAACCGGAGTTTATCAGCGTTTACAAAGATATCAATATAGACGCTGTAGAAAATATTTTGAGAAGTAAAATTACCGTAATTGCCGGAGCTTCCGGAGTCGGAAAATCCAGTTTAATTAATACTTTAATTCCCAACGCCAATTTAAGGGTTGCAGAAGTTTCCGGAAAATTAGCTCGCGGAAGGCATACTACTCGTCACGTAGAACTATTTGAAATTCCCGGAGGAGGTTTACTCGCGGATACTCCAGGTTTTAATCAACCAGACCTCGATTGTACGCCAGAAGAACTAGTCAGTTACTTTCCAGAAGCTATGCAAAGGTTACAAAGTGGTAGCTGCAGGTTTAATAATTGTCTGCATCGAAATGAACCAGATTGTGTAGTGCGAGGAGATTGGGAACGTTATCAAGATTATTTAGAATTTTTAGAAGAAGCAATTGAACGTCAAACTTGGCTCAAGCAGCAAGCCGATCCAGAATCCAATATGAAGCTAAAAACAAAAGGAAAAGGGCGGCAACAATACGAACCAAGGTTAGAAAGCAAGAAATATCGCCGGGTTTCTCGGAAGAAACAGCAGCAGAAATTACAACAACTTTATCAAGAAAGCGAAGATTAAAATTAGGGCATCGGTAATTGCTAATTGCGCGGACAGAGCATTAAAGAAGATTGGGAAATGGGGACAACTGTAAGATGCTCCCAATACCCGCTAGTTGATATTCACAACTCTTAAACTACGCCTTATGCCAATCTAAAACACGCATAAATCAATAAAAATTGGCAACGATAGCTTACTCATTCCCATAAAGTCTTAAAATATTGTTAACTTCTGACTAACTAGAAATGTTCCTTCGGCGAGTAAAAACGCTTTTAGGCTTTATTTATCTAGTCCCACAGTTAAAGTGTGGAATAGGTTCGTGCTTGATTTCCGGAGGAATACTTCTGCTTAATCACAACAATATATAGATATCAGCTCGGAATTAATACTATGGCTATTGGCTACGTCGCGCTTGTACTTCACGCACACCTGCCCTTCGTTCGTCACCCAGAAAGTGACTATGTGCTGGAGGAAGAATGGCTTTATGAAGCTATTACAGAAACTTACATACCTTTATTACGAGTCTTTGAAGGATTGAAACGGGACGGTGTTGATTTTAAAATCACCATGAGTATGACACCACCTTTGGTTTCGATGTTGCGCGACCCGCTTCTCCAAGAACGTTATGACGAACACTTGGCAAAACTACAGGAACTTGTAGAACTAGAAAGCGAACATAATGCTGAAAATGGTCATCTTAAATATTTAGCTGAGCATTATATAAAGGAATTTGATGCTACTAGAGAAATCTGGGAACGATATAAAGGCGATTTGGTAACTGCTTTTAAGCAATTCCAAGATTCTAATAATATCGATATCATCACCTGTGGTGCGACTCACGGTTATTTACCGCTAATGAAAATGTATCCACAGGCGGTTTGGGCACAACTTCAGGTAGCAGCAGAGCATTACGAAGAAAACTTTGGTCGTCCACCTAGAGGTATTTGGCTACCTGAATGCGCTTATTATGAAGGCTTAGAGCGCATGGTCGCTGATGCTGGACTGCGTTATTTCCTTACCGATGGGCATGGTATTTTGTATGCCCGCCCTCGTCCCCGATTTGGTACTTACGCCCCTATTTTTACAGAAACTGGCGTTGCAGCTTTTGGGCGAGATCATGAATCTTCGCAACAGGTATGGTCTTCTGAAGTTGGTTACCCCGGTGCTGCGGAATATCGGGAATTTTATAAAGATTTGGGCTGGGAGGCTGAGTACGAGTATATTAAGCCTTACATTATGCCTAACGGTCAACGCAAAAACACGGGCATTAAATATCATAAAATTACCGGTCGCGGTTTAGGACTTGGCGATAAGCAACTTTATGACCCCTACTGGGCCAGAGAAAAAACGGCAGAACATGCTTCTAACTTTACGTTCAACCGCGAACGTCAGGTCGAGCATCTGCATAATATGATGCATCGTCCTCCAATTGTGGTTTCCCCATACGATGCCGAATTATTCGGACATTGGTGGTATGAAGGTCCTTGGTTTATTGATTATCTATATCGTAAATCCTGGTTTGACCAAAATACCTATGATATGACTCATTTATCGGACTACTTGAAGACTAATCCGGTTCAACAAGTTTGTCGCCCTTCTCAGTCAAGTTGGGGATACAAGGGCTTTCATGAGTACTGGTTGAATGAAACTAATACTTGGATTTATCCTCATTTACATAAAGCTGCCGAACGGATGATTGAATTATCTAGCCGAGAAGCCGAAGATGAGTTGGAGTGGAAGGCTCTCAATCAAGCAGCACGAGAATTGCTTCTAGCACAATCTTCTGACTGGGCTTTTATTATGCGAACTGGAACAATGGTTCCTTATGCTGTAAGAAGAACTCGTTCTCATTTAATGCGATTTAATAAGCTTTACGAAGATATTAATATTGGAAAAATTGATAGCGGATGGTTGGAGAAAGTTGAATATATGGACAATATTTTTCCTAGCATCAACTATCGAGCATACCGGACTTTGTAATTTAAAGGCGTAATTGTTTTTAGGTGGGCTATGTCCACCTTTTCCGAAAAAATGGGTAGACAATAGTATTTTAATTATAAAAAATAGCCATATGCACAAAACCCCCAGTATCGCTATACTGAGGGTTTTGCTTATGAAAACGCCGTTATTAAAGCATTTCATTCTCTTATTCTTTACCCATTTGCTTACCAGCATAAGCATCAATAGCGTAGGCAGGTACGCGCTCAATGTAGTCGGTTTCTTTACCAGTCACTGATTTAGCTAAGAAATCAAAAGATTCAGAACTCCAGTTGCGCTCGTGAATCGGCTTTCTCTGCTCTCCTCGGAAATACGCTTGGCTACCGATTAATGCAGCAGCTACCCAACCAACCACGAATAGTGAAATCAATATAGTCATCATGTTGCTTACGTCTCTCTATTAAACTTTTGTGTCTTTATGTAAACAAAGGTAACAAAATATTACAAAAGAGTTAAAGGTGTGTTAACCGATAAACTATATAGGGTATCCCACCTTGCATTATTACCGTTCAACTGCATCGCAAAAAACATTATGGTGGTTTTCCGTTTAATATTGCACTCACCGCAGATACAAATCTGTATTTATAGATAAAAAATCAATCTCCACCCGACTCCACGAGTTTACCGATATTAAAGTCTATTCTTGTCCAACCTTTTAATTTAAATAAGTTTTTTAGCAGTAGTAAAGGAATTTGCCAATGATGAACCATTAAAAATGGCAAGGAATCGTCAAATGTGTAAATTGCGTCTGTACCTTGCAGCATATTCTTTATCCAATTTCCTAATTGAGAAAAAGAACGAATTTCATTTAAACGCCAAAACTCATGATAAGTCCAGTAAGTAGGCTTGCTATTAATTAATGCTTGTAAAGGTTCTTTGATGGGTTCTTTACTTAAGTAAGCATTGGCTGCTGGTTGCAGTTGATCGTGAAAAATAGTGATTGCAGAATGAGTACGCGGATTACATTCAATAGCATAGACATTACCATCTTCAGCTTCAATGAAATCAAAAGAAAGCTGTCCTGTAACTCCTAATTCTTTAACAAAGTGCGTTACCCATTCACGAATTTTTGCATTTTCTACGTTTTCGTAGTTGACTTGAAAAGCCGATGACTCGCAACAACAATGCAGTCTTACAACACCATCGCGAATAGTACTATGAGTGCAATATTCTTTGCCAGGAATAAATTCCTGCATTATCCAAGGCTTTTGCGGGCTAATTGGTAAACTTCTGACAAAAGCTTCTGTTTCTTCGGGAGTATCACAAGGAAGCTTAGTTAAATCTAAGCGTCTTACTGAGTCGTAAGGAATACTTTTAAGAATGTATTTACGAGTTTCTCCAGAAAAATCAAAATTTAAAACCTGTTCGGGATTAGTTATTTTAAAAGATTTAGGAACCGATAAACCAAAACTTCGCGCTTTCTCGCTAAAAGCAAATTTATCGTCAAGCATTTCGCAGGTAGCAGCATCTATATGAAATACTTCGCAATATTCTGATAGTGTTTGTTTTGCTAAAGCATCGTAATAGCTAGCGATTGGACTTGTTACCGGAATGTATATATCAATGTTTTCTTTATTTACAATATCTATTAAAGCTTGAGTGTAAATTTGTGAATCTTTTTGCGGTACGGGTGTTGTATAAAATTTATCTACAGCTTGAGAAAATCGATGACCTGATAACCAGTATTTGTGAGTTTCTGTTAGCACTACTCGATGTCCTGCGGCATGAAAAAACCGAGCAAGCTGTAGTGCTTTGGTCATTTTTCCGCCACTAATAAGAATATTTTTCCGCTCGGCAGTAGTTACCGTTGTCTGTTCTTTTTGAAACGGAGAAATAAGTATTTTTAAGACCAGGGAGATAAATACGATAGTGGCGTTAATTGGTAAAGCTAGCAACAGTGCAGTTAAAGTAGCTAAGTTCTGAACTAATGCTACAAAACGCCTTCCTAACGAAATCGTATGTGTTGCAGTTTGAGAAGAGAGAACAGGAATAGATGATTGTGCCATTTTCTAATACTGTTAAAAACTAAAAAAGAATGAATTAGCAAACATAACTGCGATAAGAAAAGTTTTTAGAGAATGAGCATTAACTTGATTTAATCTTCCTAATCCTCCCTTTATAAAGGGAGGATTAAAGAAAGCATAAGCCTAACGGAAGATTTTAATCTTGATTACGGCGAATGATGGTTAAACCATCTCGAACCGGAAGTAAAACTTGTTCAACACGTTTATCCAAGGCAACGGTGCGGTTAAATTCAGCGATCGCCTTTCCGTTTGCAGTACGTTCTGCTTCGCTTAAATAAGGCTGTCCTTGAAGCAATGTATTATCAACGCAGATAAAACCAGATGGGGCTAACAGATTTTTCTCTAACAGAGTATTGAAATAATCTACGTACCCTGGTTTGTCTGCATCAATAAATACAAACTCAAAAGACTCTCCATCTGCTGCTAGTTTGTCCAAAGTTTCCATTGCCGAACCAATTTCAACTTGGATTTTTTCTCCATGAGGAGATTCTTGGAAAGCAGTTTTACCAAACTCTGCTGTGTAAGGGTCAACTTCACAAGCAATTAGCTTTCCATCTGCGGGTAATGCTTCTGCCATTGCTAGAGCAGAATAGCCGGTAAACATACCGATTTCCAATACTCGCTTTGCTTTAGTCATATGGATGAACATCTTTAAAGTTTGTCCTTCTATATGACCAGAAAGCATTTCTTGCTCTAAAGCAACAACGGTTTCACCGCCCTTAAAGCGATTACCCCACTGCTCTCGCGCCGTTTTTTCTGCCAGAGCTTTTAAAGCTGCTGATTCAGAAGTGGTGCATTCTTCTAAATAAGGGTCTAAAGCAGAAGCTAAACGAGAAGCAAAGTTGAGCTTTTCTTTAATCTGTGCTGGCAATGTTTCTTTATCCAATGCTTGCACAACCGCTTCTAACTCTTGGGCTAATATCCCTAAAGGGGTAACTGGTCTAGCTACTGGTTTCTCTACAACACCCGTCATTAGCTTTCGCTCCCTACAAGCTCAGCTTCTGATTCAGAATAAACTGGGTACATATCAACCCCTTCACCACCACGAGGGAATTTCTGACAAATTTCTTTGTGTTCTGCCAAAGCTTCCGTTAATTCTTCAGGGGTCAAGTCGTTAACGAAGAAGCATTCGCCGATTGGTTTTGGCATTGCAGCTCTTTGTTTTCCGTCTCTTGTCAGAGAAATAGATTCAGTTGCACGCCATAAAAGATCTGCTTCCAATAAAGGATGATCCAGAGAAAGTCCAATTCGGCTCATTGTGCCTAAAATCCGGTCTCTATCTTCCTTGGTGATATAACCTCTTCTAGCTGCAATTGTTGCAGATAAAGCCATATCGATATTGACTGCATGACCGTGGAAAATAGGTACGCGGGGTGCTAGTTCAAGAGTTGGACTCCAGCTATGACCATAGGCTATAACTCTATCTAGGTCTAACTCGTGTAGGTTTGGTACTTCATATTCCAACATCTTTTTGATGGCTTTGTAAGTCAATTTATGAGCGACTTCTTTAATTTCCTCTGTCGCATCATTGTTACCAAAGTGAGTACGAAGCAATTCTTCACCGTATTCTTCGAGCAATTCAAATACTTCTTTGTGCCCAACTACGGCAATTTTGACTAATTCTGCCATACCGTTGCGGACTTGATCGGTAGGCAAGGTGCCTAAGAAGGAGAAATCAAGGAATACTTTTGAAGAAGCATGGTAAGCACCTAGGCGATTTTTGAGCTTCTTATGGTTAACTGCGACTTTAATTGCAACACTAGCGTCAATCAAACCAATCAAAGTAGTAGGGATGCGGATATAGTTACTGCTGCGACGATAAGTAGAACAAGCAAAACCCGCAACATCTGTTACTAATCCACCACCGATTACCAAAACAGGCTCTTTACGAACTAGTTTGAAATCAGCGAATGCATCTATAATTTTCTCGAATGTTTGGATTGTTTTATTAGGCTCGGTGATAGTTACGGGGAAAGCAGTTACATCGATGTTGTAATGCTCGAAATACTGCTGCATTTTACTGCTGTAATGCTTGTAGACATTAGAATCTACAACAGCCAAGCATCGACCGAACTTCTGATAGCATTCTGCTAGTTCTGAATTATTAATGTCGAAAATCCCATCAACATAGACGAGGCTATATTCAATTTTTTCATAAGCTTCTACATGAAAAGCTGATTCAGTAGCTTCTAACTTTGACTGAACAATACCCATAGTTGTTGACCTTCAATTAATGAAAAACTTTTACTTGTAAATGTGCGTTCGATTGTCTACCCAGAGCGGTAGATGATGCAGAGATTTAGCTCTACATTTAGTGGTATTTTGCCGCAATCTACCGTGTTATCTAGCTTCCTGATACTTTTGAGTTGAGAAATTTATTTGTACAAAATAGCTTCTCATACTAGAAGAAGTCTAGAAAGTAGAGGGATAAAAAGAGGACTCCGAAAAATATCAGCTTGCTTAAAATTAGTAAAGACGAGAGTTTCGTCTCTCAAGCTATTACGTACTTGAATAAGTTTGATAACTTGAAAGTTGACGCTTGTTATTGAAATAGCGCGTTTACTTGTGTAAGCCAAGCAGAAACCACGTGAAATATCTACCAAATTTTAAGACTTCCAATCAGAAGGCAGGATAATTACATACAGTTCCTCAAGGTTTAACCCTGTTTAACTAACTATAATTGCGGGAAAAAAGGCTTGTGTGACTTTAATACTGGATTATGAGCCAGAAAGTCAAGCAGTTGGTTTAACCGCTTAAATTGACAAAGAAATTGACCACTATATTACAGTACCATTCGTTGCACCTTATTTAACAACTAGTATGAAGACAAATTTCCTTTTACCTTCCTCAATAAAGGTAATTTCTATATCTAGGACGAGAAATTTTAACTATTTCAAGTGAAAAGCGATTGCTTTCATATACTTGAATGCCATAATTAATATCCAGCTGTGCCCTAGGGATTAGTTATTCGCTGTACTGTGGGGAAAACCCCTTGAATGGGCTAACTAACCATTCTAAAGTTGCCCAATACACGTAAAGTTAGAAAATGCATCCTAACTGTTTTGAAATGCAACTCTATCTGTTTTAACTAAACTGCCTTCACTAAAAATAACAACTGCTAAAACGAGCGAGCTAATTGATTCGCATTCCATTGAGAAACACAATTTTTACCTACATCAATTTCTTTAAACTGCCGAAGTCGCCTTCTGCTTAGACTTCGGAGAAATTCTATCGTGACAAAAATCTCCTCTTGGTAGTCTCTAGGCTTATGCTTGAGATTGCAACCTAGATTTACATTTAAGGAAGGGTCTGATTCCTTATTGATTATCGCAGACTTGAACATCCCTTTACAACCTTGAAGCTGAACATTAACAGAAGTTATCTCGAATACTTTGATTAACCGAACTAAAGAATGTACTGTCGCTCATTATGTTTGATCGAATAATACTAGTTACGGGTTAAACAAACAATAGTAAAAAATTGCTGCTACACAAGGAGCATCGCTACAGGCAAAGAAAACTGAGCAATGACAATAACGAGCTTATACTAAAGCCGTACTACTCAGTTCTGTAAGGTTCGCAAAACCGAAAAATGCTTGATATAGAATATCGCTCCTCAATTTGAAAGAACGATAGCACATGCCAAAGTTGACCCAGGAGATAGAAGGATTTGTCAAGATAGGTTCTTTGTTAACTTATGTTGGTAATTTTCACTGTATCAAAATTTTGATGAAAATTTTAATTTTTTTGTTTTAAATAAATTTTTTTTTTCAGAAAGTTGACTAAAACCAACTTTGCTACATGTAACAACCTTCTCAGGTGTGGATTATATCTAACCTTAGACTGATTTCAAATCCGAATACCAGGGTTATTTCTAATATTCACGAGGTAAATCTTGGTTAAGATTTGTAGTCTGTCAACTTGATTAACTATCAAGTAGCCATGTTTATTGTATGATTAAAAACTTTGAGATACAATTAAATACCGTTTTTTCTCGTAAGTTATAAAAATATTATTTGTGATTAAAAACTCTAAATTTGATAAAAAATACGATAATTTCAGTCTTATATATTGGTGATAGGCAACTGAATATGAATTTTACCAATTTGTTAAATTGATTATTTATTACATTTTATAATAATCCTAAAAACTTAAACTAAAACTTGTTTATTTTTGATTAAATTTTAAATTTATCTACATAAATTTAAAAATAGTTTCACTAAATTTAGATGATTTTTATACAAGATAGGGGACATGAAACTCCTTGGCTAACAAAATAAGTCCTAAAACAAATTTGCTTTGGGAAAGCCTACTCTTAGAGGGAGCAAAGGCTTGTATGGCAAGCAACTGAAAACCCCTATGCCCATTTGTCTATAAAAAATAAAAAAAGACAGGTTAGCACCTGTCCGCATACAAATAATCTAAGATGACAATTGTGCTTAAAAGTTCATTTCAGCAGCTTGAACTTTTTCAACCTGCTTCTTCTTAAGGACAAGCATTATTTGAGCCAACATCACAAGA comes from Rivularia sp. PCC 7116 and encodes:
- a CDS encoding sedoheptulose 7-phosphate cyclase, which codes for MGIVQSKLEATESAFHVEAYEKIEYSLVYVDGIFDINNSELAECYQKFGRCLAVVDSNVYKHYSSKMQQYFEHYNIDVTAFPVTITEPNKTIQTFEKIIDAFADFKLVRKEPVLVIGGGLVTDVAGFACSTYRRSSNYIRIPTTLIGLIDASVAIKVAVNHKKLKNRLGAYHASSKVFLDFSFLGTLPTDQVRNGMAELVKIAVVGHKEVFELLEEYGEELLRTHFGNNDATEEIKEVAHKLTYKAIKKMLEYEVPNLHELDLDRVIAYGHSWSPTLELAPRVPIFHGHAVNIDMALSATIAARRGYITKEDRDRILGTMSRIGLSLDHPLLEADLLWRATESISLTRDGKQRAAMPKPIGECFFVNDLTPEELTEALAEHKEICQKFPRGGEGVDMYPVYSESEAELVGSES
- a CDS encoding O-methyltransferase produces the protein MTGVVEKPVARPVTPLGILAQELEAVVQALDKETLPAQIKEKLNFASRLASALDPYLEECTTSESAALKALAEKTAREQWGNRFKGGETVVALEQEMLSGHIEGQTLKMFIHMTKAKRVLEIGMFTGYSALAMAEALPADGKLIACEVDPYTAEFGKTAFQESPHGEKIQVEIGSAMETLDKLAADGESFEFVFIDADKPGYVDYFNTLLEKNLLAPSGFICVDNTLLQGQPYLSEAERTANGKAIAEFNRTVALDKRVEQVLLPVRDGLTIIRRNQD